In Pseudonocardia sp. DSM 110487, the sequence GCGGTCTTCACGTCCCACGCCTGGATCGGCAGCGTCGACGTGCCGTCCGCGGTGGTCGTAACCCGGCACGACCGCGTGGTTCACCCACGCCGCCAGCACAAGCTCGCGCTGGCGCTGCCCGGCAGCACGGTGGTGGAGATCGACGGCGGCCACGACGTGTTCCTCGAGGCACCCGCCCGCCTCGCCGCCGCCGTCGAGGCGGCATGCGTCGCGGTGAGTGCGGGTGCGGGCGACCGGGCCGTCGGCGCGTGACCACTAGCTCTCCGCGCTGATCAACCCGAGGACCTCGGCCCGCCAGTCCGTGTAGGACTCGTCGGTGTCCGCGGCGGCGAGCGCCTCCCACCTCGGGTTGCGGCCGAGGGCGGTCAGCGCGATCTCCTTCGCCGACGAGGTCGGGCTCAGCACGTCGACCCGCAACCCGTCCGGGGCGTCTGCCCGTGCGGCGTGGCCGAGGACCCGTACCAGTGCCCTGCGGGCCGTGGCTTCGTCCTCCGTGGAGACCTCCGGCGGCAACGCGCCCGTGACGAACGTGATCCGCGCGTTCGGCACGAGGGACGGCAGCACGGCAGCGACCGCGGTGAACCTGGCGAGGATCCCTCCGGAGATGTAGTGGCGGACCCGCTCGACGGCGCTGTCCCCCTCCACCGTGAACTTCGCCGGCAGCTGGACGTACCCGTCGAACGCACGTGGGCCTGCGTCGGCGCAGACCTGGGGGAGCGCGGCGACATCGTCGACCTCGACGGCCTCCGCCCCCTCCGCGCGGAGCGCGGCGGCGAGATCTGCGGCCAGTTCGGCCTTTCCGGAGACCAGGAAGCGGGGCATGGGCGTCCTTTCGACGGAGCCGGTCGGCGCCGGTCAGGTCAGGATGTAGGTGCCCGGGCCGTCGCCCAGAACAGGGTGGGTCGTGCTGCCCATGGCCGGCGGGTTCTGCAGCGGGCCGGAGTGCTCGTCGGACCAGCGGGCCCAGTCGTCCCACCAGGAGCCGCTGCGGCGCTCGGCCCCGCTGCGCCACGCCGCGGCCGTCGGGGGTGCCTGCTCGCCCTCGGCCACCTGGTACCACGCCTTCGGCCCGGGCGGGTTGACGATGCCGGCGATGTGCCCGCCGCTGCTGAGCACGAACCGCACGGTGCCGCTGACCAGGCCGGTGGTCTTGTACGACGCCTCCCACGGCACGATGTGGTCGTTGATCGCGCTGACGACGTAGGTCGGGGACTTGATCGCGCTGAGGTCGATCACGCGCCCTCCCACCTGCAGCGTGCCCGCGGCCAGCTTGTTCTCGACATAGAAGTTGCGCAGGTAGAACGCGTGCATCGCGGCGGGCATGCGGGTGCTGTCGGCGTTCCAGGACAGGATGTCGAACGCCGGCGGGTCCTGGCCCATCAGCCAGTTGGACACCACGTAGTTGAAGATGAGGTCGTTGGCGCGCAGGACGTCGAACGTGCCGGCCATCGACCGGCCCTCGAGCACACCCGAGCGGCGCATCTTCCGCTCCAACCGGTCCACCGTGCGCCGGTCGGTGAACGTGCCCAGCGCGCCGGGCTCGCTGTAGTCGAGCATGGTGTTGAGCAGCGTCAGGGTGCCGATCCGGGACTCACCGGCCTGGCGCAGGTACGCGTCGGTGATCGCGGTGAGGGCGCCGCCGAGGCAGAGCCCTGCCATGTCGATGGTCTCGGCCCCGGTGATCTCCTGGATGACGTCGAGCGCGGTGTGCGGGCCGTGCACGAGGTAGTCGTCCATCGAGACGCCGGACATCTCTGCCGACGGGTTCCGGTAGCTGATCGCGAACACCGTGCGGCCGTGCTGCACCGCCCACTCGATGAAGCTGCGCCCGGGGGACAGGTCCATGACGTAGTACTTGTTGATCCAGGGCGGGCTGCACAGCAGCGGTGTGGCGCGCACCTGCTCCGTCTGCGGTTCGTACTGCAGCAGCTCCATCAGGTCGTTGCGGTAGACCACACGCGACGGCGTGATCGCGAGGTCGCGCCCGACCTGGAACGCCGCGGCGTCCACCTGGCGGGGGCGGCCCTCGTTGTTGACCAGGTCGTCGACGAAGTTGCGTAGGCCCTTGGCCAGGCTCGCCCCTGCCGTGTCGTAGGCCCGCTTCAGCGCCGCCGGGTTCGTCAGGAGGAAGTTCGTCGGCGCGAGGGCGTCGAGCAGCAGATCGGTGGCCATCGCGGCCTTGCGGGCGGTGTCGTCGTCCAGTCCTGCGGTGCCGACGACGTCACGGGCGAACCTGCAGGCCGCGAGGTAGGTCTGCCGCACGGTGAAGTAGGCGGGGCTGGCCGACCATGCGGGGTCGGCGAAGCGTCGGTCCTTCGCGTCGACCGGCAGCGGCGGCTCGGCCTCGGTTCCCAGCCAGCGGGTAGCGGCCACCAGCGGGATCCGCGTGAGATCCCCCATGAGCCGCAAGGCGGCGCCCGCCGGACCGACCGGGCGGGCAAGGCTCGCCGCCACGGCGCGGGTGAGCGCTTCGCCGAAGCCGGCGGCATCCAGGTCCTCGAAAAGATCCGATTCCGGACCCAGCACGCTCGCGGCGCGCTCGGCGACGTCCAGTGGCGACGTGGGCAGCTCCTCGGCCATACCCCATCGTCTCGTCAGATCCTCGGCGCCTGCTACTCCTCCCGCTGGCCGGAAACATCGACGGTGATCCGCCCGCTACCCCGCCCGGTGAACCGGCGGCCGGATCGCCGGGGGAGTGGGAGCCTCCCGGTGCGCCTGCTCGTGCGCCTCCTCGAAGGTGATGAGCCGGTGTCCGCGGTTCTTGGACAGCACCATCCCCCGCATCCAGGTGTAGAGCGTCCCCAGTCGATTGCCCCAGCCGATCAGGTACAGGACGTGAACCATGGCCCACATGACGTAGGCGAGCCACCCCGTGACCTTCATGCCGAACGCGTCGGCGACGGCGGAGTTGTAGCCGATGGTGGCCATGCTGCCCTTGTCGAGGTAGCGGAAGGGCGTGATCTTCTCGTCGCCCGCGAGCCGGGCCTTGATCACCTTCCCGACGTACTTGCCCTCCTGCATCGCAGGCTGCGCCACGCCGGGTAGCCCGTTCAGCGACACCATGTCGCCGATCGCGAACACCTCGGGGTGTCCGGGCAGCGTGCAGTCGGGGTTCACCGCGATCCGCCCGGCCCGATCGGTCTCCGCGCCTGCCCGCTCGGCGAGCATGCGGGCGAGCGGTGAGGCCTGCACGCCCGCCGCCCAGATGTGGGTGTGCGTGCGGATCATCTCCTCGACGCCGTCGGAGCCCCGCACCGTGACCGACTCGTCATCCATCGCGACAGCGAGCGTGCCGGTGCGGATCTCCACTCCCATCTTCTCCAGGCGGCGGTGCGTGTAGCGCTGCAGCTTCGGCGCGAACGGGGGCAGCACGGCGGGCGCACCCTCGAGCAGCAGGATCCGCGCCTCTGTCGTGTCCACCGACCGGTAGTCGCGGGGCAACACCATGTGGGCGAGCTCCGCGACCTGACCCGCGAGCTCGACGCCGGTGGGGCCCGCGCCGATCACCACGAACGTGAGCCACTCGGCCCGTTCCCGCGGGTCGGTGACGATCTCCGCCATCTCGAACGCGGAGAGGATGTGGTCGCGCAGGAGCCGCGCGTCCTCGATCGTCTTCATCCCGGGCGCGAACTCGGCCCAATCGTCGCGGCCGAAGTAGGAGTGCGTCGCGCCGGCCGCGACGACGAGCGTGTCGTAGGGCAGCTCGAGCATCCGCCCGTCAGGGCCCTCGGCCAGCACCACCCGCCGCTCCAGGTCGAGCTCGCGGACGCACGCGAGCAGCGCGCGGGCGTTGCGCTGCTTGGAGATCACGCTGCGCAGCGAGGGCGCGATCAGGCCGGGCGGCAGGATCCCGGCCGCGACCTGGTAGAGCAACGGCTGGAACAGGTGGTGGTTGGTCCGGTCGACCACCGTGACGTCCACGTCCGCGTGCTCGAGCGCGCGCACGGCGTTCAGCCCGCCGAAGCCGCCGCCGACGACCACCACCCGGTGCCGACCAGTGCGCGTCGTCACGGGGCCACCTCCCGTCTCCGGTGTGCGACCACCCGCGAGTCGTACCGAGCCATCGTCGTACCGCCCTGCCGGCGACGGGACGGCTTCCTGCCCGGCGGAAGGCCGGATCAGCTCTTGAGCTGCTCCCGCAGACTCGTGAAGAACACCTCCGACGTCTCCCGGACGAAGTTGGCGTGGGTGGTCGCGAGCGTCGCCGCCCAGTCCGCCCCGGTCCCCTTAGCCCCCTTCGCGGCCTGCTCCTCGAGGTCGAGCATGTTCTTGAGAACGCGCTCGTAGCCCTCGAGCCAGGCAAGGCCGTTCTTCTTGGCTTGATCGACGACCTGCTCGCTGAGCTCGCGAACACGCTTCGCGGCGGCCTCCATGTCGCGGGCGGCGTCCGATCCGGGCTCGCTCATGCCGGTACTCCTCTCATCCTTCTGTTCCGTGCCTCCGCGGTTGCGAAGGCGGTCTGTCACGGGGAGGCGACCAGAAGCCGCCGAGCGCGCGCTCCAGCTCGGACCAGGTCCTCGTCCACTCCTGCAGCGGGCGCAGGCTCGCCTCCAGAGCGCCGAGCTGCTCGTCGAACGTGGCGAGCTGCGCCTGCAGGGCCCGCACCTGCGTGCGACGGGCCGCGAGGTCGTCGAGGACGGCCTCGATCTGCCGGGCGGAAGCGGCGGCCGGTGAGCCGGACAGGTCCGGCAGCACCGGCGTGGGCATCGAACCGGCCGCGGCGGTCCAGCCACTCATCACGCGGTCGGCGGCCTCCCGCAGCGCCTTGGCGAGTTCCACGGCGTCCACGCGAACCTCCGATCGAGGGCCGGGGTGGGTGCATCAAGGGGCTACCCTGACCCTGGTCGCCTGCAACTGGCGGAGTTCCCGCTCTGCGGAACCGCTGTGCCCACCCCGACGAAGCTGATCACCAGCTAGGCGGCGCCCGTTCGCCGGAGCGGCGCCGATCCAGGGTGCTCCGGATGCGCGCGCTGGAAGAGCACGTAGAGGTAGATCAGCGCGGGCACGAGTACGACGCCGCCGACCACCAGGGCGACGAGCATCGCCACGAGCGTCGGTGTGCCGCGGGCCGCCTGGTCGATCGTGAGCGCGGGCGGAAGTACGTACGGGTACTGCGCCGCGGCCCAGCCGACGAGAACCGTGGCCACCGCGAGCGCCGAGGCGAGCCGTGCGAGGACGAAGCGGCGCACGGCGAGCAGCCCGATCGCGGCGACGCCAGCCAGCACCGACACGACGAGCACCGGCAGAGCCCTTCCGGTCAACCCGTCGAACAGCGCAGGCGCGTCGGCGCGCAGCACGAGCAGGCCGCCGAGCCCGACCGCCCCGGTCACGGCCGCCGCGACGAGCGCGCGGGCGCGGAACTGGTCGGCGAGGTCGGGCGCCCCTTCCCGGCGAGCGTCGCCGCAGAGGAACACTGCCGCCAGGTACGCGCAGACCAGCACCGCCATGGCGCCACCGAGCGTCGACGTCGGGTTGAGCCACGACGTGACCACGTCACCGGCCGCGATGCCCGGCGGCACCCGCCCGGATGCGACGCCGCCGACGACCGCGCCCAGGAAGAACGGCGTGACCAGCGACGACAGCGCGAACGCGGCACCGAAGAAGCGGCGCATGGGAAGGGTCGTGACGCTCTTGCGGAACGCGAACGCCGCGCCCCTGGCGATCATCCCGAAGGCGGCGAGCGTCAGCGGGATGTACAACGTGGTGACGACGGCGGCGAACGCGCCGGAGAACGCCGTCCACAGCACGACGAGCACGAAGATCAGCCAGACGTGGTTGGCCTCCCACACCGGTCCGAGGGAGTGCTCGATGAGCTCGCGCTGGCGCCGCCCGCGTCGGGTGCCGCCCGCCAGGAGGTCCCAGATGCCGGCGCCGAAGTCGGCTCCGCCGAAGAGGCCGTAGGCGATCAGCCCGACGAACATGACGCCGAGCAACACCTCGGGCAGCACCGAGTCCGGGGTCATCCGACCCGGGCCTCGACGTCCTGCGGTGCGGGCGTGTCGTGTCTCCCGGCGAGCCGGCGCAGGACGATCACCGTGAACACCGTGAGCACGGCGTAGATCGCCACGACGGCGAACAGGCCGAGGTAAAGGCCGGGGGCCGGGCTCACCGCGTCGGCGGTCCGCATGATCCCGTAGACGATCCAGGGCTGCCTGCCCACTTCGGTGGTGATCCAGCCCGCCTGCATCGCGACGACGGCGGCGACCCCCGAGACCGCCACCGCGCGCAGGAACCAGGCAGTTGCGGGGATGCGTCTGCGCCGCCACCACACCAGGCCGAACCACGCGGCGAGCGCCAGCAGCGCCGAGCCGATGCCGACCATCGCGTTGTAGGCGAGGTGCACGACGTTCACCGGCGGCCGCTGGTCCGGCGGGACCTCCTCAAGCCCCGGCACCACCCCGTTCGGATCATGGTGGATGAGCAGCGAGAGCCCGTACGGGATCTCCAGCGCGTAGTGCAGCTCGTCGTCGACATAGATCCCACCGAGGGAGAGCCCGGCGCCCGCCTTCGTCTCGTACAGCGCCTCCATCGCGGCGAGCTTGGCCGGCTGGTTGGCCGCCACGGTGTTCGCGATCCAGTCGCCGACACCGATCTGCACGGGCGTGGCGATCGCGGCCACCGTCAGCGGGATGAGCAGGCCGAAGCGGTGGTAGCGGTCGCGCCGCCCGCGCAGCATCCCGACCGCGTACACGGACGCCACCAGGAACCCGGTGACCATGAACGCGGCCAGCCACATGTGCACGAACTGCGGCCACGTGGACGGCCCG encodes:
- a CDS encoding NAD(P)/FAD-dependent oxidoreductase, whose translation is MTTRTGRHRVVVVGGGFGGLNAVRALEHADVDVTVVDRTNHHLFQPLLYQVAAGILPPGLIAPSLRSVISKQRNARALLACVRELDLERRVVLAEGPDGRMLELPYDTLVVAAGATHSYFGRDDWAEFAPGMKTIEDARLLRDHILSAFEMAEIVTDPRERAEWLTFVVIGAGPTGVELAGQVAELAHMVLPRDYRSVDTTEARILLLEGAPAVLPPFAPKLQRYTHRRLEKMGVEIRTGTLAVAMDDESVTVRGSDGVEEMIRTHTHIWAAGVQASPLARMLAERAGAETDRAGRIAVNPDCTLPGHPEVFAIGDMVSLNGLPGVAQPAMQEGKYVGKVIKARLAGDEKITPFRYLDKGSMATIGYNSAVADAFGMKVTGWLAYVMWAMVHVLYLIGWGNRLGTLYTWMRGMVLSKNRGHRLITFEEAHEQAHREAPTPPAIRPPVHRAG
- a CDS encoding cytochrome ubiquinol oxidase subunit I; translation: MDAVELVLAGAAENLFPARLQMALSLGWHIVFACFGIAFPAIVVFAEWRGYRRGNPTLTELAHTWAKAMGVLFAAGAVSGTLLSFEMGILWPGLMDRFGEVFGFPFVLEGFAFFIEAIFVGIYLFGWDRMSPRAHMLSAVPMIVSGIAGAFFVISANAWMNNPTGFRLDAAGNVVDARPWAAMFGPSTWPQFVHMWLAAFMVTGFLVASVYAVGMLRGRRDRYHRFGLLIPLTVAAIATPVQIGVGDWIANTVAANQPAKLAAMEALYETKAGAGLSLGGIYVDDELHYALEIPYGLSLLIHHDPNGVVPGLEEVPPDQRPPVNVVHLAYNAMVGIGSALLALAAWFGLVWWRRRRIPATAWFLRAVAVSGVAAVVAMQAGWITTEVGRQPWIVYGIMRTADAVSPAPGLYLGLFAVVAIYAVLTVFTVIVLRRLAGRHDTPAPQDVEARVG
- a CDS encoding cytochrome d ubiquinol oxidase subunit II yields the protein MTPDSVLPEVLLGVMFVGLIAYGLFGGADFGAGIWDLLAGGTRRGRRQRELIEHSLGPVWEANHVWLIFVLVVLWTAFSGAFAAVVTTLYIPLTLAAFGMIARGAAFAFRKSVTTLPMRRFFGAAFALSSLVTPFFLGAVVGGVASGRVPPGIAAGDVVTSWLNPTSTLGGAMAVLVCAYLAAVFLCGDARREGAPDLADQFRARALVAAAVTGAVGLGGLLVLRADAPALFDGLTGRALPVLVVSVLAGVAAIGLLAVRRFVLARLASALAVATVLVGWAAAQYPYVLPPALTIDQAARGTPTLVAMLVALVVGGVVLVPALIYLYVLFQRAHPEHPGSAPLRRTGAA
- a CDS encoding alpha/beta hydrolase, whose translation is MAEELPTSPLDVAERAASVLGPESDLFEDLDAAGFGEALTRAVAASLARPVGPAGAALRLMGDLTRIPLVAATRWLGTEAEPPLPVDAKDRRFADPAWSASPAYFTVRQTYLAACRFARDVVGTAGLDDDTARKAAMATDLLLDALAPTNFLLTNPAALKRAYDTAGASLAKGLRNFVDDLVNNEGRPRQVDAAAFQVGRDLAITPSRVVYRNDLMELLQYEPQTEQVRATPLLCSPPWINKYYVMDLSPGRSFIEWAVQHGRTVFAISYRNPSAEMSGVSMDDYLVHGPHTALDVIQEITGAETIDMAGLCLGGALTAITDAYLRQAGESRIGTLTLLNTMLDYSEPGALGTFTDRRTVDRLERKMRRSGVLEGRSMAGTFDVLRANDLIFNYVVSNWLMGQDPPAFDILSWNADSTRMPAAMHAFYLRNFYVENKLAAGTLQVGGRVIDLSAIKSPTYVVSAINDHIVPWEASYKTTGLVSGTVRFVLSSGGHIAGIVNPPGPKAWYQVAEGEQAPPTAAAWRSGAERRSGSWWDDWARWSDEHSGPLQNPPAMGSTTHPVLGDGPGTYILT